In Desulfuromonas sp., the following are encoded in one genomic region:
- the nuoK gene encoding NADH-quinone oxidoreductase subunit NuoK, whose amino-acid sequence MIVPFAHVLAFSAALFVMGLGCVLARRNLIMILIGVEIMLNAVGLTLVGASALWQRVDGQIFVIFLMAMTSAEVSISLAMVVYLRRRKGTVDADAFDGMKG is encoded by the coding sequence ATGATCGTCCCCTTCGCCCACGTTCTGGCCTTCTCGGCCGCCCTTTTCGTCATGGGACTGGGGTGCGTTCTGGCCCGGCGCAACCTGATCATGATCCTCATCGGGGTCGAAATCATGCTCAACGCCGTCGGCCTGACCCTGGTCGGGGCCTCGGCCCTCTGGCAGAGGGTGGACGGCCAGATCTTCGTCATCTTCCTCATGGCCATGACCTCGGCGGAGGTCTCCATCTCCCTGGCCATGGTGGTCTACCTGCGGCGCCGCAAGGGAACGGTCGACGCCGACGCCTTCGACGGGATGAAGGGATGA
- a CDS encoding NADH-quinone oxidoreductase subunit J, whose amino-acid sequence MASVLFYILGFTALAATGLCVTRRNPVHAVIYLVNAFFALALLFYLLGAPLVAAWEVIIYAGAIMVLFLFIIMMLELAPQEELRGPGWLRWAPVALLSAVLLGCTLLLMAADPGGADGVPTYYASPRTFGYALFKEYALAVEIVSFQLLFAAVGAFYVGKEGWGRKGEEGP is encoded by the coding sequence ATGGCATCGGTCCTCTTCTACATCCTCGGATTCACCGCCCTAGCGGCGACGGGACTCTGCGTCACCCGGCGCAACCCGGTCCACGCGGTGATCTATCTGGTCAACGCCTTTTTCGCCCTGGCCCTCCTCTTCTACCTGCTCGGGGCGCCCCTGGTGGCGGCCTGGGAGGTGATCATCTATGCCGGGGCGATCATGGTGCTCTTTCTCTTCATAATCATGATGTTGGAGCTGGCCCCCCAGGAGGAGCTGCGGGGACCGGGATGGCTGCGATGGGCTCCGGTGGCGCTCCTCTCCGCTGTCCTCCTGGGTTGCACCCTCCTCCTCATGGCGGCGGACCCGGGGGGGGCCGACGGCGTACCGACCTACTACGCCTCCCCGCGGACCTTCGGTTACGCCCTTTTCAAGGAGTACGCCCTGGCCGTGGAGATCGTCTCCTTCCAGCTCCTCTTCGCCGCCGTCGGGGCCTTCTACGTCGGCAAGGAAGGCTGGGGCCGCAAAGGGGAGGAGGGTCCATGA
- the nuoI gene encoding NADH-quinone oxidoreductase subunit NuoI, translating into MTLWRDIKGTVQPFWVTLRYLFRRPVTIQYPEEKRVPSPRYRARIVLTRDPQGEERCVACYLCSAACPVDCISMQATERVDGRRYAAWLRINFARCIFCGLCAEACPTLAIQMSPDYEMGSRDPLKPVSEKEDLLIDGGGKDDRYNFYEHAGIGVANPRGANADERPPVDIRTNMP; encoded by the coding sequence ATGACTCTCTGGCGTGACATCAAAGGAACGGTGCAGCCCTTCTGGGTAACCCTGCGCTACCTCTTCCGGAGGCCGGTGACGATCCAGTACCCGGAAGAGAAGCGGGTGCCCTCGCCCCGCTACCGGGCCCGCATCGTCCTGACCCGCGACCCGCAGGGGGAGGAGCGCTGCGTGGCCTGCTACCTGTGCAGCGCGGCCTGCCCGGTGGACTGCATCTCCATGCAGGCGACCGAAAGGGTGGACGGACGGCGCTACGCCGCTTGGTTACGCATCAACTTCGCCCGCTGCATCTTCTGCGGGTTGTGCGCCGAAGCCTGCCCGACCCTCGCCATCCAGATGAGCCCCGACTACGAGATGGGCAGCCGCGACCCCCTCAAGCCCGTCTCCGAGAAGGAGGACCTGCTCATCGACGGCGGCGGCAAAGACGACCGTTACAACTTCTACGAGCATGCCGGCATCGGGGTGGCAAATCCCCGGGGGGCCAACGCGGACGAAAGGCCGCCAGTGGACATCAGAACCAACATGCCTTAA